Proteins encoded within one genomic window of Acidicapsa ligni:
- a CDS encoding peptidoglycan-binding domain-containing protein: MIFRSGFAFFLAAGIAITPALASRVHRAPTSGHAHRRHVSTSIPKSHQLHGQQVIDSERVASIQQALIREHYLTGEPSSHWDNQTQAAMLKFQADQGWQTKLTPDSRALIKLGLGPDHSSAINAGSGVSFNTLNIPTNLPAAATQGFVAGSGVSH, from the coding sequence GTGATATTTCGTTCAGGTTTCGCGTTTTTTCTCGCTGCTGGAATCGCGATCACTCCCGCATTGGCTTCACGGGTTCACCGCGCGCCAACCAGCGGCCACGCGCATCGGCGCCATGTCTCCACATCGATCCCCAAATCGCATCAGCTCCACGGGCAGCAAGTTATTGATTCTGAGAGAGTTGCTTCGATCCAGCAGGCGCTTATCCGTGAACATTATCTGACCGGAGAACCGAGCAGCCACTGGGACAACCAGACCCAGGCAGCTATGCTCAAGTTTCAAGCGGATCAAGGCTGGCAGACGAAATTGACTCCCGATTCGCGCGCCCTGATCAAGCTGGGCCTCGGTCCTGATCACTCCAGCGCCATCAATGCCGGTAGCGGAGTGAGCTTCAATACTTTGAACATCCCGACAAATCTACCTGCTGCCGCGACCCAGGGGTTTGTAGCCGGTTCCGGCGTCAGCCACTAG
- a CDS encoding carboxylesterase/lipase family protein, with amino-acid sequence MFAGRLAGKAMPLAVVMLTLGMVAHADSLVVKTQDGKVHGKTINSGAVRAFQGIPYAAPPVGDLRWKAPQPAKAWKGELDATKYGHHCAQGRVFDDMIFQDAGQSEDCLTLNVYTPASEKSKTKLPVMFWIHGGGYSGGGSSEPRHNGDFLPTKDVILVTINYRLGVFGFLALPELAAEQGGSSGNYGLMDMVAALGWVKNNISSFGGDPNNVTIFGESAGSFAVSTLMAAPSAQGLFHKAIGESGGALASGGMTMETLAVRGPKEDEWMKSAGANSLAELRAMPMDKILEAAGKKGTIGFSPVLDGKFLSEPVLDIYTKGNQAKVPLLAGFNRDEGSFLSTGMTADKWKVMGSQRFPDNITQFFKLYPGTTDTEALRSASDFGGDQFIAYGTWKWIEIDRRTGDKDIYRYKLDLASPPSKFHPGSFAFHSDDIEYVFGTLDTRPGAVWRDEDRKLSDQMMSYWTNFAKKGDPNGTDSKGEPLPTWPKYGEGDPVLHLDSPITSRPDENRARYEFWLDTEKK; translated from the coding sequence ATGTTTGCAGGTAGACTCGCTGGGAAGGCCATGCCACTGGCCGTAGTAATGTTGACGCTCGGAATGGTGGCCCACGCCGATTCCCTGGTGGTGAAAACGCAGGACGGCAAGGTACACGGCAAGACGATCAACAGCGGCGCAGTTCGCGCCTTTCAAGGAATTCCATACGCCGCGCCGCCCGTAGGCGACCTGCGCTGGAAGGCTCCGCAGCCCGCAAAAGCATGGAAGGGTGAGCTCGACGCAACGAAGTACGGTCATCACTGTGCGCAAGGCCGAGTCTTCGACGACATGATTTTCCAGGATGCAGGTCAGTCTGAGGATTGCCTCACGCTGAATGTCTACACACCCGCCAGCGAGAAGAGCAAGACCAAACTACCCGTGATGTTCTGGATTCACGGCGGCGGCTACTCCGGTGGCGGCAGCTCTGAGCCTCGCCATAACGGAGACTTCCTGCCGACCAAAGACGTAATCCTGGTGACGATCAACTATCGTCTCGGTGTCTTTGGATTCCTCGCGCTGCCTGAGCTGGCAGCAGAGCAGGGTGGTTCAAGCGGAAACTACGGCCTCATGGATATGGTCGCTGCTCTTGGCTGGGTCAAGAACAACATCTCTTCCTTCGGCGGCGACCCGAACAACGTGACCATCTTCGGCGAGTCGGCTGGATCGTTTGCCGTAAGCACCTTGATGGCTGCTCCCTCCGCACAAGGCTTGTTTCACAAGGCCATCGGCGAGAGTGGAGGCGCGCTTGCATCTGGTGGTATGACAATGGAAACGCTTGCCGTCCGCGGTCCGAAAGAAGACGAGTGGATGAAGAGTGCAGGTGCAAATTCTCTCGCCGAGTTACGCGCCATGCCTATGGATAAAATCCTTGAAGCAGCCGGAAAAAAAGGCACGATCGGCTTTTCTCCCGTGCTCGACGGCAAGTTTCTAAGCGAACCGGTCCTCGACATTTACACCAAGGGCAACCAGGCCAAAGTACCGCTTCTCGCTGGATTCAACCGGGATGAAGGCTCGTTCCTTTCGACCGGTATGACTGCCGATAAGTGGAAGGTCATGGGCAGCCAGCGCTTTCCGGATAACATCACCCAGTTTTTCAAACTCTATCCCGGAACGACGGATACAGAAGCCCTGCGGTCAGCCTCAGACTTCGGCGGCGATCAGTTCATCGCTTACGGAACCTGGAAGTGGATCGAGATCGATCGACGCACGGGCGACAAGGACATCTATCGCTACAAGCTCGATCTGGCATCTCCGCCAAGCAAATTTCATCCCGGCTCGTTTGCGTTTCATTCCGATGATATCGAGTATGTTTTTGGCACGCTCGATACGCGCCCCGGCGCAGTATGGCGGGATGAGGATCGCAAGCTGAGTGACCAGATGATGAGCTACTGGACCAACTTCGCAAAGAAGGGCGATCCGAACGGAACCGACTCCAAGGGCGAGCCGCTGCCGACCTGGCCGAAGTATGGTGAAGGTGATCCGGTGTTACACCTGGATAGCCCGATCACTTCACGCCCCGACGAGAATCGTGCACGGTACGAGTTCTGGCTGGATACGGAAAAGAAGTAG
- a CDS encoding trypsin-like peptidase domain-containing protein, protein MSTFAVLATLSAAILVGSYTAHGVHGQENKSDSSDATPLKIPNSTVAPNAFAQIAKQVGPAVVNINTRTLPKDAAKTRRLNPHGGRNVPVPQDPQDQDDQDDQGDGQAQGPGQGQPQNPGQGGQGNFQDFFNRFFGGQMPDGQDDQGAERDSLGSGFIVDPKGYIITNNHVVEKADEIYVKLSTDPDTTDLGRKARVIGVDKATDLAVIKIETDKPLPTVKLGNSDTTAVGDWVIAIGSPFSLSQTVTAGIISAKNRTIEPGASGQFQHFIQTDAAINPGNSGGPLLNMNSEVIGVNTAIFTQSSGYQGIGFAMPSNTVVQVYNDLISPSHKVTRGSIGISFKEGLSSAIGRVYGFKNGVLVQSVSPGGPAEKAGIKTRDIIVMIDGRPIKDGNDLVAEIASRHPGSSVRIGYVRDGKQIDTTVIIGDRDKVFTEQANNDEVPTPDKGETSEGKLGIVAREITPATATKLGTGGMVIQSVRPSSFADQQGLEPGLVITRINKQATGTKAQFDAVVDALKPGQDVVFEIMNPKRPGDGINVVGGTLP, encoded by the coding sequence ATGTCAACATTTGCAGTTCTTGCGACCCTTTCAGCCGCCATTCTGGTTGGCTCTTATACGGCGCATGGCGTCCACGGGCAGGAAAACAAGAGCGATAGCTCGGATGCAACTCCGCTCAAGATTCCCAATTCAACCGTTGCTCCCAACGCGTTTGCGCAGATAGCCAAGCAGGTCGGCCCGGCAGTGGTGAATATCAACACGCGTACTCTCCCCAAGGACGCAGCCAAGACTCGTCGGCTGAATCCGCACGGCGGCCGCAATGTGCCCGTACCCCAGGACCCGCAGGATCAGGATGACCAGGACGATCAGGGCGATGGCCAGGCACAGGGACCGGGACAGGGACAGCCACAAAACCCAGGGCAGGGCGGCCAGGGCAATTTTCAGGATTTCTTCAACCGTTTCTTCGGTGGACAGATGCCCGACGGTCAGGATGACCAGGGCGCTGAGCGCGACTCCCTCGGCTCCGGCTTCATTGTCGACCCCAAGGGCTACATCATCACCAACAACCACGTAGTCGAAAAGGCCGACGAGATCTACGTCAAGCTTTCGACAGACCCGGATACGACCGACCTGGGACGCAAGGCGCGGGTTATCGGCGTTGACAAGGCGACCGATCTGGCCGTCATCAAAATCGAAACCGACAAGCCATTGCCCACCGTCAAGCTGGGCAACAGCGATACTACCGCCGTGGGCGATTGGGTCATCGCGATTGGCAGCCCGTTTTCGCTCTCGCAGACAGTCACTGCGGGAATTATCTCCGCCAAAAATCGCACCATCGAGCCGGGTGCGAGCGGACAATTCCAGCACTTCATCCAGACGGATGCAGCTATCAATCCCGGCAACTCCGGCGGACCGCTGTTGAATATGAACAGTGAAGTCATTGGCGTGAATACTGCTATCTTTACGCAGTCTTCGGGCTACCAGGGCATTGGCTTTGCCATGCCGTCCAACACGGTCGTGCAGGTTTACAACGACCTCATCTCGCCCAGCCACAAGGTAACTCGCGGCAGCATCGGCATCTCGTTCAAAGAAGGCCTGTCCAGCGCCATCGGTCGCGTTTACGGCTTCAAGAACGGCGTGCTCGTTCAGAGCGTTTCTCCTGGTGGTCCGGCGGAGAAGGCCGGCATCAAGACGCGCGACATTATTGTTATGATCGACGGCCGCCCCATCAAGGACGGCAACGATCTGGTGGCCGAGATTGCCAGCCGTCACCCCGGCAGCTCGGTTCGCATCGGCTACGTTCGCGACGGCAAGCAGATCGATACGACTGTGATTATCGGCGACCGCGACAAGGTCTTCACGGAGCAGGCCAACAATGACGAGGTTCCCACTCCTGACAAGGGCGAAACCTCAGAGGGCAAGCTTGGCATCGTCGCCCGGGAGATAACCCCGGCAACGGCAACCAAACTCGGCACCGGCGGCATGGTCATCCAGAGCGTGCGGCCGAGCAGCTTCGCCGACCAGCAGGGACTTGAGCCTGGCCTGGTTATCACCCGTATCAACAAGCAGGCCACAGGAACCAAGGCGCAGTTCGATGCGGTTGTCGATGCCCTCAAGCCAGGGCAGGATGTGGTCTTCGAGATCATGAATCCCAAACGGCCGGGAGACGGTATCAACGTTGTCGGCGGAACTCTGCCGTAA
- a CDS encoding ABC transporter permease, with protein sequence MTRLIQDLRYALRQLRKTPGFTITVLLTLALGIGANAAIFTLVNSVLLRNLPVADPRTLVHLGDDGHDCCVGSNTPRDNGDYASFSTETYERVRKNVPEFEELAAMQAGFTYRPIIARRDGAQTEARSVMGEFVSGNYFRTFGLSPQAGRLFTDADNAKGAPATAVMSYETWQHEFAGNAAVIGSTFWVNTKAVTIVGIAPRGFYGDRLTSTPPDYYLPIETMAVLANAPYVHDPATNWLYMVGRVKPGVALGPLQEKVSAIVRQAFSEQKAFSAGEGKKNLPRVHVVLTPGGAGIETMKEDYSSHLHLLMWIAGLVLLIACANIANLLLVRGMGRRAEMSVRTALGATRGRIISQLLTESILLAVMGGLAGLGVAYAGTHMLLMLAFPGEQNVPIHAGPSLEVVGFAFAVSLVTGILFGVAPAWIAAQAKPADALRSGSRTTATGASLLQRTLVILQAALSLILLVGAGLFSQNLNKLQSMDLKLDSKNRYMVHINPQAAGYSQTQLEALYRTMEERFHAIPGVMKVGISNYTPMEDDNWSNGIGVQGHPEIQGSASFIKANGEYFDSVGTRVVMGRSIGVEDTFTSPPVTVVNQSFVKEFFKGRNPIGQRIGSQSSPGDFQVVGVVEDTAYTDVRWKNHSMFFVPIMQRYASDKDPIDNDMSLYAGAIVLQTARPMSDMETLTRKTLAAINPNLTVVKFQTFDEQISDRFTEERMIARLTTLFGALALLLATIGLYGVTAYSVVRRTPEIGIRMALGAERSSVIAMVMRGAIIQTALGLAIGVPIALLSVRFVKTQLYEITSADSSVMTASIVTLAVAACIAGIIPARRAASINPVQALRMD encoded by the coding sequence ATGACAAGATTGATTCAGGATCTACGTTATGCGCTACGCCAGTTGCGTAAAACGCCGGGATTTACGATCACGGTGCTTTTGACCCTGGCACTGGGCATCGGAGCCAATGCTGCTATTTTCACGCTTGTGAACTCAGTATTGCTGAGGAACCTGCCGGTAGCCGACCCCAGAACGCTGGTGCATCTTGGCGACGATGGCCATGATTGCTGCGTCGGTTCCAATACCCCCAGGGACAACGGTGACTACGCGAGCTTCTCGACCGAAACCTACGAGCGGGTGAGGAAGAACGTACCGGAGTTTGAAGAACTGGCTGCCATGCAGGCCGGTTTTACGTATCGACCAATCATTGCGCGACGGGATGGCGCTCAGACCGAGGCGCGGTCGGTGATGGGCGAGTTCGTGTCGGGTAATTATTTTCGGACATTCGGGCTCAGTCCGCAGGCGGGACGATTGTTTACGGACGCGGATAACGCAAAGGGCGCACCGGCCACGGCGGTGATGAGCTACGAGACCTGGCAGCATGAATTTGCTGGCAATGCTGCGGTGATCGGCAGCACCTTCTGGGTGAACACCAAGGCCGTGACAATTGTAGGCATCGCGCCACGCGGATTCTACGGCGACCGGCTGACGAGCACCCCGCCGGACTATTATCTGCCGATCGAAACGATGGCGGTACTGGCAAATGCTCCTTATGTGCATGATCCGGCTACCAATTGGCTTTACATGGTCGGGCGAGTCAAGCCGGGTGTAGCGCTTGGCCCTCTGCAGGAGAAGGTGAGTGCAATCGTTCGGCAGGCATTCTCTGAGCAGAAGGCGTTTTCAGCAGGAGAGGGCAAGAAGAATCTGCCGCGGGTACACGTAGTGCTGACGCCAGGCGGAGCAGGCATCGAGACCATGAAGGAGGATTACTCCTCTCACCTGCATCTGCTGATGTGGATCGCGGGGTTGGTTCTGCTGATCGCCTGTGCGAATATCGCAAACCTGCTGCTGGTGCGCGGCATGGGGCGACGGGCGGAGATGTCTGTGCGCACAGCCCTTGGAGCAACGCGTGGAAGGATTATCAGCCAGCTACTGACGGAGAGCATTCTGTTGGCAGTCATGGGCGGTCTGGCAGGGTTGGGAGTGGCTTATGCAGGCACGCACATGCTGCTGATGCTTGCCTTTCCCGGCGAACAAAATGTGCCCATCCATGCGGGCCCTTCGCTCGAAGTGGTCGGGTTCGCCTTTGCTGTCTCGCTCGTAACGGGCATCCTGTTTGGTGTGGCCCCGGCCTGGATTGCAGCGCAAGCCAAGCCTGCCGATGCACTGCGAAGCGGTTCTCGAACCACGGCCACCGGCGCTTCCCTGCTGCAACGTACTCTGGTGATCCTGCAGGCTGCGCTTTCTCTGATACTGCTGGTGGGCGCGGGATTGTTTTCGCAAAATCTGAACAAGTTGCAGAGCATGGACTTGAAGCTTGATTCAAAGAATCGGTATATGGTTCACATCAATCCGCAGGCTGCCGGGTATTCGCAAACGCAGTTGGAGGCACTCTACCGGACGATGGAAGAGCGGTTCCATGCCATTCCAGGCGTGATGAAAGTCGGCATCTCGAACTATACCCCGATGGAGGATGACAACTGGTCTAACGGTATCGGCGTACAAGGGCACCCGGAGATACAGGGCTCCGCTTCGTTTATCAAGGCCAATGGAGAGTACTTCGACTCAGTGGGAACGCGAGTCGTAATGGGCCGTAGCATTGGCGTGGAAGACACATTCACTTCTCCCCCGGTGACCGTGGTCAATCAATCCTTTGTGAAAGAGTTTTTCAAAGGCCGAAATCCAATCGGGCAGCGAATTGGTTCGCAATCTTCACCCGGCGACTTCCAGGTCGTAGGAGTAGTGGAGGACACAGCCTATACCGATGTTCGCTGGAAAAATCACAGTATGTTTTTCGTACCGATCATGCAGCGATACGCGAGTGACAAAGATCCGATCGATAACGATATGTCACTCTACGCCGGCGCAATCGTACTCCAGACTGCGCGGCCAATGAGTGATATGGAAACACTGACGCGCAAAACGCTTGCAGCTATCAATCCCAACCTGACAGTCGTCAAGTTCCAGACATTCGATGAGCAGATCTCCGATCGATTTACAGAAGAACGCATGATCGCGCGGCTGACTACTCTATTCGGTGCGCTGGCGCTGCTACTGGCGACGATTGGGCTCTACGGCGTAACCGCATACAGCGTGGTGCGAAGGACTCCGGAGATAGGCATCCGAATGGCACTCGGAGCGGAACGCAGCAGTGTTATTGCGATGGTGATGCGCGGCGCGATTATTCAAACTGCGCTCGGATTGGCGATAGGCGTCCCAATAGCATTGCTCAGCGTGCGCTTCGTAAAAACGCAGCTCTATGAAATCACCAGCGCGGACAGCAGTGTCATGACTGCCTCGATTGTGACTCTGGCTGTAGCTGCATGTATTGCTGGAATCATTCCTGCCCGGCGCGCTGCGTCCATTAATCCTGTGCAGGCATTGCGGATGGACTAA
- a CDS encoding PadR family transcriptional regulator, translating to MRDSSRRDLFPGALELMVLRSLELESLHGYALAMRIQQRSRDLLQVEEGSLYPALQRLLKGGLLEARWEISATNRRVRTYSLTRKGRKHLAHETARFDQMIEGIRSVLSPLPDPDPQS from the coding sequence ATGCGGGATTCCAGTAGACGCGACCTTTTTCCAGGCGCCCTTGAGTTGATGGTCTTACGCTCTTTGGAGCTTGAATCGCTGCATGGTTATGCCCTGGCCATGCGTATACAGCAACGTTCGCGTGACCTGCTTCAGGTTGAAGAGGGCTCGCTTTATCCAGCCCTGCAGCGATTGCTTAAAGGCGGGCTTCTCGAAGCGAGGTGGGAGATTTCGGCCACCAACCGCCGCGTCCGTACCTACTCCCTTACCCGCAAGGGCCGCAAGCATCTTGCCCATGAAACGGCCCGGTTCGACCAGATGATTGAAGGCATTCGTTCCGTACTGTCGCCATTGCCCGACCCTGATCCTCAATCCTAG
- a CDS encoding alpha/beta fold hydrolase, which produces MKLALSVAFLAATFAPFAHSQTPAVKVETGTLDGAPYRIDMPAKWNGILLVYYHGYAEHPAHFDKDQPDPIGTGFAAAGFAVAQSGYSQVGWALERALPETEALRQYTIAQYGQPKETYVTGHSMGGLLTAATIESYPNRYDGALALCGLLQPTTWALGRGGAMLAAFDFYYPGLLPGPVNIPASASLDEDLVATVLKALPSSPKGHAEMMALGHYKTDLDLASGVVFGTWVQREIEQRIGASALDNHNFIYAGGPDDNALNDGVKRYTASEAALAYLKTWYTPTGVLLKPMLAVHTTYDPIIPAETVALYADTVQRAGSSRNFVQQYVKADGHCHISGPETAVALEELIKWKHTGVKPEGGPVPAAK; this is translated from the coding sequence GTGAAACTAGCTCTCTCCGTTGCTTTCCTGGCCGCGACCTTCGCCCCATTCGCGCACTCTCAGACGCCCGCAGTCAAAGTCGAGACAGGCACTCTCGATGGCGCTCCTTACCGGATCGACATGCCGGCCAAATGGAACGGCATCCTGCTCGTCTACTATCACGGATACGCTGAGCATCCGGCGCATTTCGATAAGGATCAGCCAGATCCGATCGGTACCGGCTTTGCCGCTGCGGGTTTCGCTGTAGCGCAATCCGGTTATTCGCAGGTGGGCTGGGCACTGGAACGCGCTCTGCCTGAAACGGAAGCATTGAGGCAATACACAATCGCCCAGTATGGACAGCCAAAAGAGACGTACGTCACTGGCCACTCCATGGGCGGGCTGCTCACTGCGGCCACGATTGAGAGCTACCCCAATCGCTATGATGGAGCGCTCGCACTCTGCGGCCTGCTGCAGCCTACAACATGGGCGCTTGGACGCGGTGGCGCGATGCTCGCTGCATTTGACTTCTACTACCCTGGTTTACTGCCCGGGCCCGTCAATATTCCCGCATCTGCCTCGCTCGACGAAGATCTTGTTGCAACAGTGCTCAAGGCTCTGCCCAGCAGCCCAAAGGGCCACGCTGAAATGATGGCGCTTGGTCATTACAAGACGGATCTGGACCTTGCCTCCGGGGTTGTCTTTGGCACCTGGGTGCAGCGCGAGATTGAACAGCGCATTGGTGCGTCGGCTCTGGACAATCACAACTTCATCTACGCTGGCGGCCCCGACGATAATGCTCTGAATGATGGGGTGAAGCGCTATACCGCATCGGAAGCGGCTCTCGCCTACCTCAAGACCTGGTACACGCCCACCGGTGTTCTGCTGAAGCCGATGCTGGCAGTTCACACGACATACGATCCGATCATTCCCGCGGAAACAGTGGCCCTTTATGCGGACACTGTGCAGCGCGCGGGCAGCAGCCGCAACTTCGTACAGCAGTATGTCAAAGCGGATGGACACTGCCACATCTCCGGACCTGAGACGGCGGTTGCACTGGAAGAACTGATCAAGTGGAAGCATACTGGCGTGAAGCCGGAAGGCGGACCTGTTCCCGCTGCCAAGTAG
- a CDS encoding ADOP family duplicated permease: MLWLRRLLFRDRLHAELEEEIQQHLSERTEALIDSGLTPEDAARKARRAIGNITLATEHSVEVWRWHWLDSLWADFRLAAYQLIKSPGYSLTAILTLAIGIGANAAIFTLVDDAMLRSLPVQRPAELVKIGYKSQATPRTQGFMSLRVMAYLQQHTSSVSDISGWSESMLFVPDDRGTLRSIPGNLVTGNALSTLGLKPYLGRLLTTADNVPGGPEGGWPVVLDYGFWLANYHGDPDVVGKHIRISGQSAIIVGVLPASFGGIFVGDAEKVYMPMYFFSKLASKPSEDPYTNLDNFWVLTIGRLRPGVSLAALNTELAAASPAVLHTLVPPAMLMRPDLRGASLASESASRGFSAIARDYSQTLLLLQGIVSLVLLLCCVNLAGLQLARVQARQHEFAIRAALGAGRFRILQQCLVESLLLATIGSIIAAALAWISTSAIAAFLTPAGSGEATLLRPDARVLLFTTALAVIAALLFGLVPAFLAGRTAPAALLKAKATNQRVNKLRQRLFLPAQFALALVLVFAAGLFTRTLVRLRGNNSGFNPTHVTEVCAQFQSLKKTPTEVAALYRAMTEDLRTRPGIQSASYTWVTPLTGYAPKVVAHTTAHPQEDHSITFNEVGDGYFSTIGTHVLQGREFTQEDRDRTNCVLNQATVRILFPNGAAIGDTLKATYSGDEDNPWVATCRVVGLVEDARYASLREPAPPTVYFPAGAEALARGGYSNNFVFFLRSQTGAEASTAYRATLALFAPDTGYSVFLPLSEQVDQSLGSERLIATLSSAFAGVALLLSAIGLFGVLALRVQQRTPEFGIRIAVGASREHLVGLVLREAMIMVGVGAVIGIVFAMFGSHFVQHFLYEAPPIDFSVVGAATIVLLVVALIAAMLPAIRAAWLEPTRALRNE, from the coding sequence ATGCTCTGGCTCCGTCGCCTCTTGTTTCGTGACCGGCTTCACGCAGAACTGGAAGAAGAGATTCAGCAGCACCTCAGCGAGCGAACTGAGGCCCTCATCGATTCGGGCCTGACGCCGGAGGATGCGGCCCGCAAGGCTCGCCGGGCCATTGGCAATATTACGCTTGCGACCGAACACAGCGTCGAGGTCTGGCGATGGCATTGGCTCGACTCGCTGTGGGCCGATTTTCGTCTCGCCGCTTATCAACTCATCAAGTCGCCGGGCTATAGCCTTACCGCTATCCTGACGTTGGCGATTGGCATCGGTGCGAATGCAGCCATCTTCACTCTGGTCGATGACGCCATGCTTCGCTCGCTTCCCGTTCAACGCCCTGCTGAACTGGTGAAGATCGGTTACAAGAGCCAGGCGACGCCCCGCACACAGGGCTTTATGTCCCTGCGTGTCATGGCATATTTGCAGCAACACACCAGCAGCGTTTCCGACATCAGCGGTTGGTCAGAAAGTATGCTTTTTGTTCCTGACGATCGCGGTACGCTACGCTCCATTCCAGGCAATCTCGTCACAGGCAATGCCCTGTCGACATTGGGGCTCAAGCCATATCTTGGCCGGTTGCTAACTACGGCTGACAATGTGCCGGGAGGCCCCGAAGGCGGATGGCCGGTCGTTCTCGACTATGGTTTCTGGCTCGCCAACTATCACGGAGATCCCGACGTTGTCGGCAAGCATATTCGCATCTCCGGGCAATCGGCGATCATCGTGGGCGTGCTGCCTGCAAGTTTTGGCGGCATCTTTGTCGGCGACGCCGAGAAGGTCTACATGCCCATGTATTTCTTCTCCAAGCTTGCCTCGAAGCCGTCAGAAGATCCCTATACCAATCTGGATAATTTCTGGGTTCTCACAATCGGTCGCCTGCGGCCAGGAGTATCTTTAGCTGCGCTTAATACAGAGCTTGCCGCGGCCAGTCCCGCCGTTCTGCATACGCTGGTGCCGCCTGCGATGCTTATGCGGCCTGATTTACGTGGAGCCTCTTTAGCAAGTGAGTCGGCTTCGCGTGGTTTCTCTGCGATTGCGCGGGATTACAGTCAGACTCTGCTACTGCTTCAGGGAATTGTCTCTCTCGTTCTATTGCTCTGCTGCGTGAATCTTGCAGGATTGCAGCTTGCACGCGTGCAGGCGCGGCAGCATGAGTTTGCCATTCGCGCAGCGCTGGGAGCAGGCCGCTTTCGTATCCTGCAGCAGTGCCTCGTTGAATCGCTGCTACTCGCCACAATCGGATCGATCATTGCAGCGGCACTGGCCTGGATAAGCACGAGTGCCATAGCTGCCTTTCTCACTCCAGCCGGATCAGGCGAAGCTACGCTGCTGCGGCCTGACGCGCGCGTTCTGCTCTTTACGACTGCACTCGCAGTCATTGCAGCACTGCTCTTCGGCCTGGTGCCTGCCTTCCTTGCAGGCCGCACTGCGCCAGCCGCGCTGCTGAAAGCTAAAGCAACCAATCAGCGCGTGAATAAGCTGCGCCAGCGTCTCTTCCTCCCTGCTCAATTTGCATTGGCCCTGGTATTGGTTTTTGCAGCAGGACTGTTCACGAGAACGCTGGTGCGCCTGCGTGGCAACAACTCTGGATTCAACCCAACGCATGTCACCGAGGTCTGCGCACAATTTCAATCGCTCAAGAAAACTCCAACCGAGGTCGCCGCTCTCTATCGTGCCATGACGGAAGATTTGCGTACCAGGCCCGGCATTCAATCGGCCTCCTACACATGGGTGACGCCGCTTACGGGATACGCGCCCAAGGTTGTTGCGCACACGACAGCGCATCCCCAGGAAGATCATTCCATTACCTTCAATGAAGTAGGCGATGGCTATTTCTCAACCATCGGCACTCATGTTCTGCAAGGCCGTGAGTTTACGCAGGAAGATCGTGATCGAACCAACTGCGTACTCAATCAGGCAACGGTTCGCATTCTATTTCCCAACGGTGCTGCAATCGGAGACACACTTAAGGCCACCTACAGCGGCGATGAGGACAATCCCTGGGTCGCGACCTGTCGCGTTGTCGGCCTGGTTGAAGATGCACGCTATGCCAGCCTGCGTGAGCCTGCTCCGCCGACAGTGTATTTTCCCGCCGGTGCGGAGGCGCTGGCCAGGGGCGGTTATTCGAATAATTTTGTCTTCTTTCTTCGCAGCCAGACTGGCGCGGAAGCAAGCACGGCGTATCGCGCAACCCTCGCGCTGTTTGCACCAGATACGGGCTACTCCGTATTCCTTCCGCTAAGCGAGCAGGTAGATCAGTCGCTTGGAAGCGAGAGGTTGATTGCAACTCTGAGCAGTGCCTTTGCGGGCGTGGCCTTGCTGCTGAGCGCTATCGGACTTTTCGGAGTGCTCGCATTACGAGTGCAGCAGCGTACCCCGGAGTTCGGCATACGCATTGCCGTTGGAGCTTCACGCGAACACCTGGTGGGACTGGTTCTGCGCGAGGCCATGATCATGGTCGGAGTAGGCGCTGTGATCGGCATCGTCTTCGCGATGTTTGGCAGCCATTTTGTTCAGCACTTTTTGTATGAAGCTCCGCCGATTGACTTCAGTGTTGTAGGCGCGGCTACGATTGTGCTTCTGGTTGTTGCGCTCATAGCCGCGATGCTGCCCGCTATTCGCGCCGCATGGCTTGAGCCGACGCGCGCTCTTCGCAATGAATAA